From the genome of Labrus mixtus chromosome 17, fLabMix1.1, whole genome shotgun sequence:
GAGACCCTCCAGTCATTTGGGGTTCGACATTATTTAGAGCCGTAACATTTTGTCACAGCTCAGTTTGGTCGTCGGCAGGAAAAAAGTTCATGTTGGCTAAATTTAGAGAcgcagagatggagagagttTTCATTTTCCTGCCACACAGGAAGGCACACGGTTTGTAAACAGTCAACTTCAGGAaacatgtatgaaaaaaaaaacaccaggacCAAGAATTGAAGGTTCACGTTCCAATATATTTGAGTAAAAATGTCCATTCAATAACGCTATGTGACTCTAAAACAAGTCAGTGAGTGACAACAAACCTGTCAGGACCAGTTATTTAATCCATCATTATCCCATGAGTAGAACACTTCCTAAACTCctaatttaacaaaaatattgttttagtTTCAAGTTGTCTATTTCCTCACTCCAGTGTGACATGAATATAAGACTAAGACGCCTTGTTTCTCTAATCAGATCTGTCACTGTTGATCAGTCtagggttttgtttttattaatgtggTGTCAAAAATATCCTTGTTAGATTGTGTGTGGCTTTGATTGACAAGCCGTCCCCTCTTATGAGGGTTTGGAGTAAGTGCCTTGTCAGTCCAGGAGAAAGAGGGTCCATCAAAGTCCATTCAGTATCCTTCATTGTCCCAGGTCACCTCGTAGTCAGGATACCGAACCTTCAGCTTCTTAGTAGTTATTGCGTGATTTGCTCTTCCAAATCCCTGGAATGGAAAGTACCACAACATTTtagataaaggaaaaaaaaactatattgaagtttattaattaaaatgttaaactgaacctgaaaatgatgtgaaaagtTCTATTTTGCAGAGAGGAACACGTCATAGTTTATCACTAAAGTCTGCAGCATATTTGAGCTTTTTAGCCTCttccatttacattttttttgcacaacaTCTTGATGTCTATGTTCTTTACTCTGCAGCCTTCTCTCACCATGGAGTATCCATAAACATGGATCTTCTTAGCCTGGGCATCATGTTTGATCCTTCCTCCTCCGACACACTCACAGTCCAGGTATCCATCCTTTTCCAGCTCCTCAGAAACCTTGTCGTAGATATCAGCTGCAACAAAGAGGACAGAATATGACGAATGAAACATGCATTCACACAGGGACTTCTACGGCACTATTTCTCTGGAAATTATATTCAACAATGTGCTTAGCAAttagaaaaagtgaaattgaATGCACATGTTTTAGCATAAATAGACATTTTATAAAGTTAAGTGAAAAGAAAACCTGTGAGAGCTTGGAATTTtggttgaaaaacatttttttatgatacTCTTTTTTAAGAATACTTGTGTTGAGCATCCAGCTGtcttgtaaatatgtttatgcATCATCACAGGTTGCTGCTTGAGGTCTAAATGAGCTGATCCAGCTGCTGTGTTAAAAAAGGCTGATGAGTTGTTACATAAATTTTGCATAAATGGTTCAAACTGCCATCTGGATGCCAGCTACAAATTTAAGTGTGGGAATAACAGTATCCACACAAAAGACTTCAGCTCAGCGCTAGAGGTTACcattttgaaaatgctgtctcaaactaacttacAGCCAACCaagcaacaggcaaagaggtggaacTAAGGCGAGCCTTAAACCTTCTAGCAACCAGCTACATTGAGCcttcctgtcagtcagatcagctaCACCTGTAATTATAAATAATTCTTCATcttaataaaattaaaacagatgaataatttttttttaattctccccctgtacagtgtgtaccaATGAAGACATGAACTATTTAtaccaaaaaatgttttttgtaccagatATGTTACCATGGTTGTGAACAGGACTTTGTGAACTTCAGACTATTTAAGTACCAGGCACCTTATATATTTTCCAGAGAAAGTCGAGTTAGCTGATGTGAGAAGCAGAAGACaaccgacccccactttgggaaccactggtacAGGGGTGCATAAGTGAAAACGGCTTGTGTTTCAAAGCGTGCAAGTCATCTTAACCATAGACTGCATGAAGTGGAGATAGGGTGAAACAGTGCTTTAgacttttttaagttttcagtTTGGTTCCTCTGCTGGTCATATCAAAGAATGAGACTTTAAGGCAATTTGATATTGGCTTCACTATTCAGCCCTGCACACTACACTTATTTTGATGTGGGATCTGTCCTCTTGGGCCCTCATGCTgcattttttattctctgtcAGCATTCTCTTTAGTACCTCCACTAAGATGGCCAGATTGACAAAACTATGAAGTGTAGTTGATGAGTTTTACCTTCCAGGATTTCTGCTAGGATATTGAACCAACCAAAGGTTTTAGTTCAGGACAGTTGTAGTTGAATGTAATAGTGTTTGGTACCGCGGTCAAAAAGATCAGAAAGATCTTTGTCACCTGTCAccgatttttcaaaataaaatattgaatatgactaaaatatcaaagtgtCTTTCCAATTTGAGCAGACGCGCGTCATTTTTCGaggcggctggcttgaccgttGGTTTTGCAAAAGACAAGAAAGTTTCGCAGTTTTTTGCTTTGGGTCCTTcataaactgtacattttttGCACCCTGAACTGCTAAGAGCTTTTCCACCACAAGGCCTCAGATAGCCCGTGTATACTTGTATGTTATGTAGTTAAATCTCTGAAGGAGCCCTGTGATAGTCCTCCATGCGTGTAATGCTTCATACTCACCATGGTACTCAGCCCAGCCGTATCCTCGAACTATATCTACCTCCGAGTCGTCTCCCTCCTCTTTGCTGTGGACTCGGATCAGGACGTACTTAAAGACGCCGGACGGGTCGATGTCAGCCTGCGGGATGTTCGCCATCAGAGCAGCAGCCCTCGTCTGTGTGCACATCTTAGCACTTCTCGacgaacacacaaacagacacaaaaacaaacaaagtactCGTGTTTTCTCAACGGACTCCGTGTCTGTCCACGCAGAAAGCTGTACAGCTGTACAGTCCGACACTATTATTAACTAGACTTGAAAGAAGCCTCGTTACAAcca
Proteins encoded in this window:
- the phpt1 gene encoding 14 kDa phosphohistidine phosphatase gives rise to the protein MCTQTRAAALMANIPQADIDPSGVFKYVLIRVHSKEEGDDSEVDIVRGYGWAEYHADIYDKVSEELEKDGYLDCECVGGGRIKHDAQAKKIHVYGYSMGFGRANHAITTKKLKVRYPDYEVTWDNEGY